From a single Lolium rigidum isolate FL_2022 chromosome 7, APGP_CSIRO_Lrig_0.1, whole genome shotgun sequence genomic region:
- the LOC124672806 gene encoding LOW QUALITY PROTEIN: alcohol dehydrogenase-like 7 (The sequence of the model RefSeq protein was modified relative to this genomic sequence to represent the inferred CDS: substituted 2 bases at 2 genomic stop codons) — MEQNTAVKPIRCKDRVVESVGDGVVEVAVGDMVVPVFSAQCGDCPDCLSDRSNICSGLPDRPGMPRDGTTLFSYPATGEPIHNFISVSSFTEYTVVDVAHVVRLEPGVSPAMACLLSCGVSTGVGAAWKVAAVEPGSSVAVFGLGAVGXRXRKLSLVAQGCRMRGAKRIVGVDLNPEKRVIGKRLGVTDFINPNDIGGKSVSEGPNRSVIKEMTGGGADYCFECIGSTTVVAEAFQSSRLGWGKTIVLGLASGAATIGIPWHDILRGRSVVGSLFGGLKPKTDIPILAQKYLDRELELEEFVTHEMGLDEINTAFELLTQGKCLRCIIWMDGAREDVVESRSSPRKMSARARRRD; from the exons ATGGAGCAGAATACGGCGGTGAAACCCATCAGATGCAAAG ATCGAGTGGTCGAGAGCGTGGGGGACGGGGTGGTAGAGGTGGCCGTCGGAGACATGGTGGTTCCGGTGTTCTCAGCGCAGTGCGGCGACTGCCCCGATTGCCTCTCGGACCGCAGCAACATCTGCTCGGGGCTCCCGGACCGCCCTGGCATGCCGCGTGACGGCACGACGCTCTTCTCGTACCCGGCCACCGGCGAGCCCATCCACAACTTCATCTCCGTCTCCAGCTTTACGGAGTACACTGTCGTGGACGTTGCCCATGTCGTCAGGCTCGAGCCCGGCGTTTCACCGGCGATGGCCTGCCTGCTCAGCTGCGGCGTCTCCACCG GAGTTGGTGCGGCGTGGAaagtggcggcggtggagccagGGTCGAGTGTCGCCGTGTTTGGTCTAGGCGCCGTTGGCTAGCGGTAACGAAAACTTAGTCTG GTAGCACAAGGGTGCCGGATGCGCGGGGCCAAGAGGATCGTTGGAGTTGATCTGAACCCGGAAAAGCGCGTGATCG GTAAGAGGCTGGGTGTCACCGACTTCATCAACCCGAACGATATTGGGGGGAAAAGCGTCAGCGAGGGTCCGAACAGATCA GTCATCAAGGAGATGACCGGCGGTGGTGCGGATTATTGCTTCGAGTGCATCGGCTCGACGACCGTCGTGGCGGAAGCGTTCCAAAGTTCCCGATTG GGTTGGGGGAAGACGATCGTGCTCGGCCTCGCCAGCGGCGCCGCTACCATCGGCATACCTTGGCACGACATCCTCCGGGGCAGATCGGTCGTCGGCTCGCTCTTCGGCGGGCTCAAGCCCAAGACCGACATCCCCATCCTGGCACAGAAGTATCTCGACAGGGAGCTGGAGCTGGAGGAGTTCGTGACGCACGAGATGGGCTTGGACGAGATCAACACGGCGTTCGAGCTGCTCACCCAGGGGAAGTGCCTCCGGTGCATCATCTGGATGGACGGGGCAAGGGAGGACGTCGTCGAGTCGAGGTCAAGCCCAAGGAAAATGTCCGCGCGTGCGAGGCGGCGTGACTAG